The window ATTATTAGACGATAAAGGTAAAGTATCGACCGATCGAAGAATATATTTTCATGAAGGCAAAGTTGAAATTGAAGGTGGTAAAATTTTAGTAGGTCACATCGGGAACCATTTATAAGTAATATGCCAACACTAAATTGGATCGGAAAAGATAAAGTTGTTAATCACCATATCGAAGTTCCTTATAAGGTCCTCGAACATTCTTATGGTTTTGATGGTCATAAATCTAAAGGTGAGATCGGTTGCGGAAATAAAATAATACACGGAGATAATCTCGAAGCGTTAAAATCACTATTACCTGAATACGAGGGAAAAATCAAGTGCATTTATATCGATCCACCTTACAACACAGGTAATGAAGGGTGGAAATATAACGATAGTGTAAATGACCCAAAAATTAAAAAGTGGTTAGGTGAAACAGTCGGAAAAGAGGGCGAGGACTTAACAAGGCATGATAAATGGCTATGCATGATGTATCCTAGGTTAAAGTTGCTACAGAAACTATTGTCCGATGATGGCGTTATTTTCATATCAATAGACGATCATGAATACCAAAACTTGAAATTTATCTGCGACGAATTGTTCGGACGAATTAATTTTGTCACCAATTTTACTTGGAGGACTGATGGTAATTTTGATAATCAAGCTAAAATCAAAATTAACCATGAATACGTGCTCTGCTATTCAAAAAACATTGAGTTATTTGAGCATCCGAAAGTGGTTGACCCAAATGTACCCGAAGCAAGCAAGCTGTTCAGGTCAGAAATAAGGAACACGGTTGTAAAAAATGGACCTAAAAATCCTATTAGCATCATAAACCTTCCAATTGGTTTTCCTTCAGATATTGAGAATGGTACAATCAAAGCCAGAAATTCGTCTTGGCCACATTATAAAGAAGATGCCATTATAAAAAATGGCAAATTGAATAATAGCGTTGCCGTTTCTAGTGGTTGGAGTTCAAAAGGAATTTTAGAAAAATTTATAAAAAAAGATTTTTTACCTGTAAAGGATAGTAAGGGTCAAGAAACAACGTTTGTAATTTCAAAAACTGGAGCGATTGAAAACATAAAATCAAGAGGAGAGGCTTCTCATGTAGTAAGTTCACTCTTCAATATGGGAAGTACCCAGAATATGAGCGCAGAACTAAAAAAGATAGGTGTAAATTTTGACTACCCCAAGTCACTTACTCTAATACAGTATTTGATCAGCATTATTAATGGAGAAAATTTTATAGTACTAGATTCCTTCGCTGGATCCGGCACTACCGGTCATGCAGTTCTTAACTTAAACAAAGACGGTAGAAATAGAAAATTCATTTTAATAGAAATGATGGACTATGTTGAAGAGATTACATCAGTTCGTTTACAGCATGTCATAAATGGCTATTCCGATCAAAATGCTACTGGTGGTAGTTTCGATTTTTATAATCTAGGTGATTCAATATTTGATGTCGATGGACACTTAAATGAGCAAATTGATATTGAGAAAATCCGTAAATATGTTTATTATACAGAAACAACATACTCTATTGAAAGATCTACGAATTCTGATAATAAATATTTTTTAGGCATGACAAATCTTACCGCCTATTATCTTTTCTATGAACCAAAAGTCATTACTACATTAGATTATGGATTTTTGGCAACTGTTAAGACGGCCGCGGAACAATATATTGTCTATGCAGATAATTGCCTCTTGCCTAAAGACTTTATGATAGAAAAAAATATTGTTTTCAAAAAAATTCCTAGGGACATAACTAAATTTTAACGATGGAATTAAAAGCTTATCAACAACTCGTAATAAAAGATTTGGCTTCTTTTTTAGAGCAAGTTCAAAATACTAAAGATATCAGCAGTGCATTCTATAACTTTTGGTCTCATCATGATAGAACGCCCTTACTACCCTATTCAGGAACAGCGATTGAGCCTTATAAAAACAATGTGCGTAGAGTTCCCCACGTATGTGTCAAAGTACCAACTTCAGGTGGCAAAACTTTTATAGCGTGTAGCGCTATAAAAACAATATTTGATGCATTCCCCACGAGCAAGATAAAGACTGTACTGTGGCTTGTTCCGTCTATAACGATTTTAGATCAGACGTTAAAAAACCTTCAAGATCCAAGACATCCTTACCGACAAAAAATTAACGCCAATTTTGGTAACCGTGTTGAAGTTTTTAATAAGGCATCATTGTTACAAGGTAACGGATTCGATGTGTCTACGGTAAGAGAACAATTAAATATTCTGGTACTCAGTTTTGATAGCCTCAAAGCTAAAAACCAAGAAGATTTGAAGATCTTCCAAGAAAATGGAAACCTACAATCATTTGAAAGCATATTAGGTAGAAATAAAGAAATTACTCTAGGGTCGATTATTCAATTCTTAAATCCTGTAGTCATTGTGGACGAAAGTCATAATGCAGAAAGCGAATTAAGCGTTGAGATGCTAAAATCTATCAATCCGTGTTTTATCTTAGATTTAACAGCAACACCAAGAAATAATAGCAATATTTTGAGTTTTGTTGATGCACTTGAGCTTAAAAAAGAAAACATGGTGAAATTGCCAGTGATCGTTTATAATCATCAAGATAAAACCGAAGTTATCAATTCAAGTCTCCAATTACAAAAACGTTTAGAACTACAAGCAATTGAAGAAGAAAAAGCAGGTGGTAGATATATTAGGCCCATTGTTTTGTTTCAAGTACAACCGAAAAATGGCAAAGAGTTTTTAAATGCTATTGAAGAGATCTCAAACGTTCAGAAGCTAAAGGAAAAATTAATCGATCTGCGTATACCCTCTAATCAAATTAAGATAAAGACAGCAAATATTAATGAGATTAAGGGTATAGATTTGATGGATAGGAAATGCGAAGTTAGATTTATAATAACAATTAACGCATTAAAAGAAGGTTGGGATTGCCCCTTTGCTTACATATTGGCTTCTTTGGCTGATAAAAATTCAGCCGTAGATGTAGAGCAGATTTTGGGAAGAGTGCTAAGGCAGCCCTACGTGATGAAGCATAACTTTCCACTCCTAAATTTGTCATATGTTTTAACAGCTTCTGCAAAATTTTTAGATACATTGGACAATATCGTAAAGGGACTTAACAAGGCTGGTTTTAGCGAGAATGACTATAAATTGGCGGACGCAAACAGTATTGAATCGAAAAAATCGACTCGACTAGATCAACTTGTTTTAATCCATCCTGAGAGTGATTCTAAGTTCATACCTAGAAAAGAAGATCAAGTTGAAGACATTACAACCGATATTGACAGTTCTAGAATTAAACTTCCAGAAAATGGAATTGACAACATGTTATTAAATGAAATTGAAAAAACGGCTTTAGAACAGAATATTGCATTTGAAAAAACAGTTGAAAAAATTGAAAATAATCCTGGGTCGATCCTTCCCTCAGAAATTACAAAACTAGTTAAAATATACTCAATTAAGTCTGTTTTTTCACAACAAGCATCGTTGATATTACTTCCCCAATTCTGTTTCAAGTTACCATCGAACGACCTTTTTGGAATTAAAGAATCAGAAATGTTATTGGATAAAGAAATCTTGCTTAGCGGTTTTGCCTTGAGCAAAGCTGATACTAATATTTCATTCAACACAATAGGTTCAGAACTATATAAAGTTGATCTAGATGAAAGCCGTGGTGCGCATACTCCAACCTTTATTCGTTTAGACGGTGAGGTTAGGGACAGCGTAATGGCCTATATCTTAGATCCCGAAAGAAAGGAAAAAAGGATCCAAAACTTTTCAAGGCGTATCATGGAAATTATCGGAAATTTATATCCCATACCAGATCGAGAAATCGAGAAATACATTACCAGGATACTAGCAGACTTCCAAGATGAACAATTTTCCGATTTTGCTAACAATGAATATTCTTATACAGACAAAATTAAAGCTAAGATAAAATCTCTTTCAGAAAACTATGCCGAAAAATGTTTTAGAGATTTCTTAGATACAGACCAAGTGATTATCAAAGGAAAGTATAGATTGCCACAAACAATTTCACCAGGACTTGTTTCAAAAAATATCAGCAAATCATTGTATGAGAAAGAAGGTGGTATGAATAACTTTGAAGAGCATGTGATAAATGAAATTAGTAATATGGATAATATTACTTTTTGGACTCGTAACTTAGAAAGAAAAGGTTTTAAGATAAATGGTTTTATTAATCACTATCCTGATTTTATTATCCAAACTAAATCCGGTAAAACTGTAATATTAGAAACAAAAGGCGACCACCTAGACGCTGAACAAAAGATTCGATTAGGTAGCACTTGGGCAGCCAAAGCTGGTAATGAATTTAGATATTTTATGGTCTATGAAAGACGGACTGTTGATGGTGCTTACTTATTAGAAGATTTTCTGAGAATTTTGAAAAACATATAAATCCAAAACCCTGTACAAAACAAGACTTGACCTAAATTGCTAGGGCAGTTCACGATACATCACCCCAGCTAATTCGCACCCCCCCTTTGCATGATTTGGATGCTCTTTATTTATGGTAGGATCCTCGGGATTTATATTGAATTTTGATTTTCCCCATTGTTTAAAGAAAAATGGTATGTCTGCTGATTTACATTGTAATCTTATAGAATCGATCCAATCGAACATAATAGGTCTTGCACCATGACCAGATTCGCCGCCGACAATTACCCAGTCTATACCATCCAAAAATAAATTATTAACTGGGCCCAACAGGGGTTCAATTGAAAGAAATTTTATCTTAGCTTTTGTTTGGTTGAGTTCAGAAATTCTCCCTGTATATTTTTCGTTTTCCACGGAAACACCCATCCAAATATTCTTTGTCCATGTTAGCTCATTTGAAATAGCCAACAATCTGTCTGATCTCTTAGTCAGTACTTGATAGGTATGTTGGGGAGTTGCATTCATTACGGCGAAAACTGCTTTGATAAAGTTATTTGAGATTTCATCGTGAAATAAATCACTCATAGAATTCACAAAAACTACCTTCGGCTTTCGCCATGTAAAAGGTATGTTTAGGGATTCGGGATGCATTTTTATGTTAAAACCATCGATATACTTTTGTACCCGCATCGCTTTGAGACGACGAGACATTACTTCCGCATAACAATGTTTGCATCCAGGACTTATTTTCTTGCACCCCGTAACTGGGTTCCATGTTAGTTCAGTCCACTCTATACTCGATTCCGCCATTGCAACTTTTCCTCAGTATTAAAATAATGATGTTTGTTCATTTACGTAGTTTTTAGCAATAGTCCAGAATTTATTTCCCTGTTTATCCTTGGAAAAAAAAGCTAAATGATACAATAATACAGATTTTCCTTTGAGTCTATATTTGACCGCATGAAAATCCTCAATATCATTGTAACCTAAAAGTTTAAAGTTGCTTTTCAATTTATCACTAACGAATTGAGTAAAAGACTGATCTGCAGTATCGATTTCTCCTTTGTAGCTACTTCGCCAATTAGGATCCTCTAACAAATACTCTATAGTTCTATTCGTCGGTTTCTTGTAGTTCATTTCATTTCGTTTAGCTGCCATTCCAGTTGCTACGAGAATTAGAAAATCCATACGCAATCTACCTAATAGTTTTAATGTCATGAAATGTATTTCCAATGCGAAAGGATCAACAAAACAAAAACTTAAAACTCGATTTGACTTGCTATATGCAGGAACGTGACTTAAAATTTCTTTTATTTTTTCGTTACAACTGCCCTTGATAAAGGTTACATCTGCGTGTGGGAAATCTCTATTAACTCTCACCTCCAATGCATTTATCAGATTAATATCTTCATCGCAGAAAATATATTTTGAGAAGGGTGTGGGCAAAGATAGAGCAATCAGAGCAGATGATTTCACAATTTTACCGGAGGTTTCAATTTTAGCATAACCACTTGAAGAAAATAAATCGATATATACTAAATTTTCCCATTTTGACCTCATTGTGGAGGTAAATAAATTGGCATATTGGCCAACGAGTCTGTACTTCTCTAAGCCCCACTCGCCAACTTCCGGTATGCTTAAACCATCATCATAGACCTCATTAATCGGAGAATATTTCGAGAGCATAATCTTATGTTTAAGATATCAAGATAGTTAAATAATTTGACGGAGACGGATTGCTTTTCAAAAATTTTTTATTTTAGAACTATTAAATAACAAAAATCGCATTCTTTATAATAATGGTATTATTATTTTGGCCTTTTGTATTTTATGAAGTTATGATATCCAAATGCAGAGCCATAATAAATTTCTTTTAAATTATCAGGGTATTGACTGCCCTTAGATTTATTATTAATTTTTGCAATTTCTCGTCGAACTCGCATCAATTGCATGTTTCTTCTTGTATCAAGGTATCTTAATTGTCTACTCGTAATATTATTGTTTTCTAGCATTTTGAAACCATTGGTCCAGCACAATCCTTGTTCTAAAGGGTATCGATGTGTATGTATCTTAATCCTTCCTACTGACATAGAAATTAGCTTTTGTAACAACCTAAATGTTATATGACGTTGCGGGAGTCGGGCATGTCGGCTATCAATTTTAATTGTATGGTTTAATTTCCCTAAAGCTTTCAGCACTTTCTGAGTTTCGCTAACCTGTTTTCTAACCTCTTTTTGAATTGTTGATTTTCTTACTCTAATTCGTCCATAGAAATTAAGTTGATAGCCAACAAAGGATATCCATGGCACATTAGCGGGGTGAATATGTTTATCTCCCCAAAAAAAAGGTTTTTTAGATTTTTGCTCCCAAAAGGTTTTGCTAATTTTTTTTTCTTTATAGTTATTTACTTCTATCGGATTATGATAAAGAAGAAAACTATTCTGGACTGCTTCCATGTAGGAATTCAGACTATAAAAGCACACATCATGATCCTTATGCATTAAAATCATGTCATCACAATATCTTATGTAGAAGGGCCTTGGATGTAATGATACCATAACATCATCGACGTCATGTAAAATAAGATTTGCAACAAAGCAGGATATAGCATTACCTTGAGGTACACCTAGTTTGAAACTTTCTATATAGGTTTCTCCAAATGCCTCTCTTAATTCATTTGCTGCCCACCCGAACTGTCCAAATGCTAAGTTGTTTGAAGAGAAATATGATGTATCACCATTTAAGGGGATTATATTTTCTTGGAAAGAAAATGATCCAAGGAAACTGTAAAAAATTTCAACTGCTTTTGGATCAATTCTCTCTGAGTTTTTAGCCTCAATTGATAATCTTAACCGCTCAAATACAGATTTAACATGATGATGTTGAACCGTGTCAAAGAACTTTTGGATATCACATTCCGCCACCCAAAGCTTAGGGTTTATAGTTCGATATTCCTTAATTTTGGCAATGCAGTCATGATGAGTTGGAATATGATTATTTGTGTTTTTACCTCTGAATGCAAAAGAACAGTCATGGAAAATTGGATCAAAATAGTGAGTAAAGTATTTTGCTGTTATGGAACAGATAATTTTACTTGTAATATCATATAGCGCTATTGGCCGATAGGTAATAGTTCCATTTTTAACATCCTTTTTTATCCCTTTGATTTTAGGCCTTGAAATTATAGAATCTGAACTACCTTGATTAAATACCAATTGTTGAATTTCACCAACAAAATTTGTTAGCTTAGAATACCAGTCTGGAATTTCAAAATCATTAACTTCTATATTAAACTTCGTTATCTTATATGTTTTGAAAAGCCTTTGTTTATTTATAGTAACAGCATCCTTGGCCAATCTTCTTTCAGACTGCTTTAATTTGAGCCAGCTTCTTCTATGTGGGAAGATGCTTTGTAAAAATTTAAATTCTAAGTGTGTATCCTTTATTTTAATCCTATTCGTATTAGAATGAAGGCTCAAATTTCTTAACATGTGGACTTCATGCCTTTTATTTGCAGCATTTGCCCTATCTTTGCAGAGAAGTTTGATAATTTTTTCGTCAGTAAAATAATTTTTTAAGATCATTTGAGCGTTAATAAATAGAGCGTAGCCGGAATTAATAAATAGATACAGAGATTGGTGCATGTGCTGGGCAAATACACTATGAGCCTAATAAATCAGGACCGTATAGACTTTTGGATTTTTCGGTTAAATATTTTCCTAGACAACTAAGTGTCAACCCTGATGAATGTGATGTTTCGTTGCCTAACACCCTTAGCTACGCTCTTGACAAATATATTATTTTAATTCAATGCCACATCCAAAATTTATAAAGATTTCTTGGTACGACAATATGAAGTCAAAAACCTCATATACAATAGATCTTTTTGCTGAATTAAGACATATTAAACAGGGTACTTACAAAGTCCTAATAGAAAGTTGTAGGCTTGCTTATCAGGAGGGCAATTACGGACTCTATAATGACTTGAAATCGACTTTGCCATGTGTAACCTTTTCCGGAATCTTTAACATTAATCGCAAAGCCACGGAAATTCAAACTTATAATCACATTATAGTATTTGATATTGATAAAATCCCAGATGATAGATTGCAAAATCTTAGGAATTTACTTGAAAATGATGTTAAGATACTTGCGTTGTGGCTTTCTCCTTCTGGAGTAGGAATAAAAGGTTTGATAGCAACAGAAAATTCCTTACCCTATCACCGTGCGACCTTCGACTCTCTGAGATTCTATCTTCTCGCTAATTATAGTATCGCTTTGGATGATAGCGGTAGTGACGTGTCAAGGCTTTGTTTTTCATCATATGATCCAGAGATATATTACAACCCAAATTGTTTGCCATATAATGATGTGCTAGTCTTGGAAGCTAATACTGAAGAAAGCGAACTATCAGAGTTTAACCCGCCCAGCTTCTTGAAAAGCGCATATCAAACTGAAGGATTAAATAAAATTCACGATCGTAGGCTTATGAAACGAATTCTGACTTACTTAGAAAAGAAATCTCTTTCTATTACTAGAACATATGATGATTGGTTGAGGGTAGCTTTATCAATATCTTATACATTTAGCTACGATGTCGGGGTAAAATACTTTATAAAACTTTGTGAATTAGACAAGGAATTACATTCCGAGCAGAAAAGCATCAATCTTTTGAAACATTGCTACGAAATACGAGGCTCAAAAAAGGGAGTAACAATCTCTTTCGGTACAATTCTCTTTTTTGCCATGGAAAAGGGGTTTAAGACAATCAAAAACAAATAATTATTTACATATCGTTATGGATTTTAATTAATTTATCTATTCCTAGGAAAAGCATAAAGAAATAATACTCCATACTACCCTCTATTAAATATATCTATAATATATCTTAAAAAAAAGGTATTAATCTGATTCACTGAATATTTTTATGTTAGGTGTAATTCTATATACTGAAAGAATGTAAATAAAAAAAGTCTCAAAAAACGAAAGTATTCATCACCTACGCATATTTTTCTTTTAGCTGTAAGTTTAATTGCACTAATTACGGCAAAGAGAAAAATTGTCTCACAAGATAAAACATTTAATAAACACATTCTTGGGCGGTAATAATTGAATTAAATTCTGATACTCGGGGTTTGTTCGCTCAATTGACCATCATCTCAATTTATCGGGAACGTTGATTTTTAAACTGTTAGATATTTTAACTAAATTCAAATTATCTAAATCGTTAATCATGAAAAAAGTAATCTTGCTAAGTTCAGTTGCCTTAGCGTGCGGAGTCTTATTCTCAAATATTTTCAACTCTCTGGTTATTGCAAATGCTACTGCAAGTGATATCCCTAATTCCGTGTTAGCAGCGAAAGTCTTTTTTAAGACTATAAATCCTGGAAATTTCTTTGGATTATTTTCTCCTGTAACCCAGGTTTTGACATTACTATCATTGATCTTATGCTGGCAAAAATCAAAATACATTAGGCTTTATCTAGGGATTGCTTTAATTTGTTATGTATTGGGAGATGTGTTTGCTTTCACATACTTTCATCCTAGGACGGACCTGATGATGTCTGAACCGACACCAGATACAGAAACCCTTAAGATATTATCCTCAGAATGGAGCAATATGAATTGGGTTAGATCATTTGTGCTTTTTATTGGTGTAATATGCTCTTTTGCAGCTGTTGATAAATTTTATTTACCCAAAGCTTAGGTTAAATAATTAGAACGATAAAAGAGGTGGATGAGTCAAAAATCGATGAGAATATCCAATAAAACTCTATAAGTTATAACTTTTCGAATTTATTCCTAGATGGATGAAAGTAATTATACTGTGACTCAAATACAATCAATACATACTAAAGAGAGTTTTTAGAAAGCAGTTTGGTCGGTGATGTAAATTAGAGCAATACTTAAGGATTTTCCGTCTCAAAAAAAGAACTTTTAATTTGCCATTATATTTTATCATTTACTCATTATCAAAAACTAATAATTGAGTTTGATTAATGAAATGAGTTTATGATAATATAGGAAAAAAGCGGAGTACAGCAGGATAATCGTAGGCAACTCTGCTAACTATAATATTCTTAAGTCCTACCTCCTGAAACTTATTAAATAATCAGGGAATAATGATAATCTGTGAACTTTAATAATAAATTGCAGTAATTCTTCAACGGTATATTGCCGTATACCATTTTATTCTCGAAAAACCACCGGTTTTAATAATGATTGAAACTATATTTAAAATGACGTAATTAGTTCTTGAGTTTCAATAACTACAACTTCCCAAAAAGTTTAATTCTATAATCAATTATTATACGATAGATGCAAGGGATGAAAAGATCATCCACATGCATTATAATTTACATAATTTCGTATTGCCCCTTTAATCTTAAGGTAACTACTACATCTTTATTTCCATCATTTCTAAAATACCAACCATGCCTTCCTTCAAATGGAGAGAGGAATGTTCCCACCATATTATTTGAGTAAGCAATAGTATAGCTATCAAAATATGTATTCTTACTGGGTTTAAGTTCTTTCGGTTCTCCGTGAAAATCAAAATACAAATCTCCTTTGCTGGTTAGCCACTCGTATTTCATTTGCCCGTGTTTTAACATGTATATCTTATATTCGATACCCTTTCCTGCAGGTATTGTTATTTGCAGGCTATCTTCCCTGTGGTCATACTGACTGGCTGGTGCAGGTAAATCTGCTTCTACCGGTTTTTTAACATCAGGGCCAGAGCCTGCTTTTTCCAGTTTAATGATCGGATTCTTCTTTTGTACGATCATAGCTGACTCTTCAGCATCTGAACTTTCTGGTATGTAAAGTTTGCCAAATCCAAACGCTTTACCAGTTCCAATTGGATCAATGCCGTACTCAGCAGGCAATACTGCTGTAACGAATAGTACTGCAGCAACTGCTACTGCTATCAATACCGCCTTAATAATTTTATTTTTTTCTACGATTTGATGATTCATTTCTGCCATTGTATGTTATTATTTAAGATGTAAAATAACCTGTTAACTGAAAACCTAATAATAGGAAACCTGCTGCTATGAGCATGGTATTTGTAAAAGTGGAAAACTTCAGAAAGCTTGGGTATTTACGCCACAGTGTAATCAACGTAAGAACAAGGGCAAGGGCAATAAACTGGCCTATTTCTACACCAATATTAAAACCTAATAAATTGGTAAATAAACCTTGCTTACCGAAATTGAAGTCCTGCAATTTACTCGCTAGACCAAAACCGTGAAAGAAACCAAAGATCAGCACTGCTGCTTTCGTATTTGGCTGTTTACCGAAGAACCGTTGAAAACCTCCAAGATTGTCAAATCCCTTGTAAACAATAGAAAGTGCGATAATTGCATCAATGAGATAAGCATTAATAGAAATATTATACATCACTCCAAGTAACAAAGTAATACTATGACCTATGGTAAAGAAGCTTACGTAAAGCAGAACCTCCTTTGGTTTGTATAGAAAGAAAATAACCCCAACAAGGAAAAGCAGGTGATCATATCCAGTAAGCATGTGTTTGGCTCCGATATAAAGAAAGGGGCCAAAGGCTACACCATTGTTACCTTTTAAAAAGGTTTGTGTGTCACCATCTACACCATGTGCAAAGAGCTGGTTGCTGACACCACATAAAATGAATAGTGCAGCAAGCGTAAATATTTTTCTAAAGTCCATATTTCCCATTAAGAAATGGCCTACCCTAAATTAAAAGCAGGGAAGACCAATTTTGTGATTAATTAGTGTTTGTGACCATGTGCAGCCTGTGCGCTATCCATTGCTACCGTGTCATTGGCTACAGTTGTACTATCAGTGTTAATTGTTTCTGTAGCTGAAGAATCTGTAGTTGCTTCTGTTTTTGTTTCACTTGAACAAGCCGCGAATAACATAGAAGACATGGCTGCAATAATGAGTGTTTTTTTCATGTTGATTTTTTTAATGATTAGTGGATTATAGAATTTATTTTTTGTTGTTTTTTAAGCTAAAAAGAAGGGCGATAACTAGTATACTCAATGAAATGAAACCTCCATATAAGAAGTCATTTCCTGGAAAACGGCTTCCGGTGAAACCGGCTATTGGATAAGCAATTGCCCACCATAAATGAGAAAATGCGAAGTGTGAACCAAATACTTTCCCTTGTTCATCTGAAGGTATATTTTCTCCTATCAGCGTTTCAGAAGGCATCTCTGCTAAACTTTGACCTAATCCGGCAATTAACCAAAGCACTAAAAAAACGGTATAACTAACGTAGTTTGCTCCAGCGATAGAAAGTCCAAGCAATAAGACGCCAACGATTAACGACACACGTCTGCTTTTTGACTTATCCAAATTACCAGCAACAAAAGCTGCTATCGCCGCACCGATACCAAAGGCAGCCATTACCCAGCCATATTGTGTATCACCAAGCAGAAGCCCGCTTTTAATATGACCAACTGTATTGACCAAAATTTGTGCCCCTGCAATTGCAGAAATAAACTCAATCGCGAGGGAAAATCTGATCAATCTATTTCCAAAGAGTAATTTTGCTCCTTTTACCACATCAGCCCAAGCAGATAAAGTTTTTTGAGAAGATAATGCTGTTGGTTTATTGATCAGCTTTGCCGGAAGCATAAGAATAAGAATACCCGCCAGAATAAATGACACTGCATCGATAAAAAAGATGTCTCTAGGTCCAAACCATACCGCTATAATCCCGGCCAATCCGGGTCCAAGTACCCCAAGCAATTGAAAAGTGGCTGTAGATAACCCAATAGCCT is drawn from Pedobacter mucosus and contains these coding sequences:
- a CDS encoding site-specific DNA-methyltransferase is translated as MPTLNWIGKDKVVNHHIEVPYKVLEHSYGFDGHKSKGEIGCGNKIIHGDNLEALKSLLPEYEGKIKCIYIDPPYNTGNEGWKYNDSVNDPKIKKWLGETVGKEGEDLTRHDKWLCMMYPRLKLLQKLLSDDGVIFISIDDHEYQNLKFICDELFGRINFVTNFTWRTDGNFDNQAKIKINHEYVLCYSKNIELFEHPKVVDPNVPEASKLFRSEIRNTVVKNGPKNPISIINLPIGFPSDIENGTIKARNSSWPHYKEDAIIKNGKLNNSVAVSSGWSSKGILEKFIKKDFLPVKDSKGQETTFVISKTGAIENIKSRGEASHVVSSLFNMGSTQNMSAELKKIGVNFDYPKSLTLIQYLISIINGENFIVLDSFAGSGTTGHAVLNLNKDGRNRKFILIEMMDYVEEITSVRLQHVINGYSDQNATGGSFDFYNLGDSIFDVDGHLNEQIDIEKIRKYVYYTETTYSIERSTNSDNKYFLGMTNLTAYYLFYEPKVITTLDYGFLATVKTAAEQYIVYADNCLLPKDFMIEKNIVFKKIPRDITKF
- the tcmP gene encoding three-Cys-motif partner protein TcmP; this encodes MLSKYSPINEVYDDGLSIPEVGEWGLEKYRLVGQYANLFTSTMRSKWENLVYIDLFSSSGYAKIETSGKIVKSSALIALSLPTPFSKYIFCDEDINLINALEVRVNRDFPHADVTFIKGSCNEKIKEILSHVPAYSKSNRVLSFCFVDPFALEIHFMTLKLLGRLRMDFLILVATGMAAKRNEMNYKKPTNRTIEYLLEDPNWRSSYKGEIDTADQSFTQFVSDKLKSNFKLLGYNDIEDFHAVKYRLKGKSVLLYHLAFFSKDKQGNKFWTIAKNYVNEQTSLF
- a CDS encoding reverse transcriptase domain-containing protein, which encodes MILKNYFTDEKIIKLLCKDRANAANKRHEVHMLRNLSLHSNTNRIKIKDTHLEFKFLQSIFPHRRSWLKLKQSERRLAKDAVTINKQRLFKTYKITKFNIEVNDFEIPDWYSKLTNFVGEIQQLVFNQGSSDSIISRPKIKGIKKDVKNGTITYRPIALYDITSKIICSITAKYFTHYFDPIFHDCSFAFRGKNTNNHIPTHHDCIAKIKEYRTINPKLWVAECDIQKFFDTVQHHHVKSVFERLRLSIEAKNSERIDPKAVEIFYSFLGSFSFQENIIPLNGDTSYFSSNNLAFGQFGWAANELREAFGETYIESFKLGVPQGNAISCFVANLILHDVDDVMVSLHPRPFYIRYCDDMILMHKDHDVCFYSLNSYMEAVQNSFLLYHNPIEVNNYKEKKISKTFWEQKSKKPFFWGDKHIHPANVPWISFVGYQLNFYGRIRVRKSTIQKEVRKQVSETQKVLKALGKLNHTIKIDSRHARLPQRHITFRLLQKLISMSVGRIKIHTHRYPLEQGLCWTNGFKMLENNNITSRQLRYLDTRRNMQLMRVRREIAKINNKSKGSQYPDNLKEIYYGSAFGYHNFIKYKRPK
- a CDS encoding DEAD/DEAH box helicase, which encodes MELKAYQQLVIKDLASFLEQVQNTKDISSAFYNFWSHHDRTPLLPYSGTAIEPYKNNVRRVPHVCVKVPTSGGKTFIACSAIKTIFDAFPTSKIKTVLWLVPSITILDQTLKNLQDPRHPYRQKINANFGNRVEVFNKASLLQGNGFDVSTVREQLNILVLSFDSLKAKNQEDLKIFQENGNLQSFESILGRNKEITLGSIIQFLNPVVIVDESHNAESELSVEMLKSINPCFILDLTATPRNNSNILSFVDALELKKENMVKLPVIVYNHQDKTEVINSSLQLQKRLELQAIEEEKAGGRYIRPIVLFQVQPKNGKEFLNAIEEISNVQKLKEKLIDLRIPSNQIKIKTANINEIKGIDLMDRKCEVRFIITINALKEGWDCPFAYILASLADKNSAVDVEQILGRVLRQPYVMKHNFPLLNLSYVLTASAKFLDTLDNIVKGLNKAGFSENDYKLADANSIESKKSTRLDQLVLIHPESDSKFIPRKEDQVEDITTDIDSSRIKLPENGIDNMLLNEIEKTALEQNIAFEKTVEKIENNPGSILPSEITKLVKIYSIKSVFSQQASLILLPQFCFKLPSNDLFGIKESEMLLDKEILLSGFALSKADTNISFNTIGSELYKVDLDESRGAHTPTFIRLDGEVRDSVMAYILDPERKEKRIQNFSRRIMEIIGNLYPIPDREIEKYITRILADFQDEQFSDFANNEYSYTDKIKAKIKSLSENYAEKCFRDFLDTDQVIIKGKYRLPQTISPGLVSKNISKSLYEKEGGMNNFEEHVINEISNMDNITFWTRNLERKGFKINGFINHYPDFIIQTKSGKTVILETKGDHLDAEQKIRLGSTWAAKAGNEFRYFMVYERRTVDGAYLLEDFLRILKNI
- a CDS encoding DUF5131 family protein; translation: MAESSIEWTELTWNPVTGCKKISPGCKHCYAEVMSRRLKAMRVQKYIDGFNIKMHPESLNIPFTWRKPKVVFVNSMSDLFHDEISNNFIKAVFAVMNATPQHTYQVLTKRSDRLLAISNELTWTKNIWMGVSVENEKYTGRISELNQTKAKIKFLSIEPLLGPVNNLFLDGIDWVIVGGESGHGARPIMFDWIDSIRLQCKSADIPFFFKQWGKSKFNINPEDPTINKEHPNHAKGGCELAGVMYRELP